Proteins from one Cellulosilyticum lentocellum DSM 5427 genomic window:
- the rfbF gene encoding glucose-1-phosphate cytidylyltransferase, with the protein MKLVILAGGYGTRLGEISQLLPKPMVEIGGKPIIWHIMKIYSYYGIKEFILCLGYKADLIKNYFLHYAAKQDDFTINIGTGEVTYLTHHDEQDWKITLIDTGVDTLKGGRLKRIEKYLTDDINLLTYGDGVADININELIDFHLRANKTVTISGVHPPARFGELRTDGDVLASFKEKAQTSQGLINGGFMVFNKELLSYLSEDEDCDLEYGTFERLAEQGKIGVFTHDGLWACMDNERDIYHLNQMWKENKAFWKVW; encoded by the coding sequence ATGAAATTAGTTATTTTAGCAGGGGGATATGGCACAAGATTAGGAGAAATTTCTCAGCTATTACCAAAACCTATGGTGGAAATAGGAGGTAAACCAATTATCTGGCATATTATGAAAATCTATTCCTACTATGGTATTAAGGAATTTATTTTATGTTTAGGATATAAAGCCGATTTGATAAAGAATTATTTTTTGCACTATGCCGCAAAACAAGATGATTTTACTATTAATATAGGTACAGGAGAAGTGACTTATTTGACGCATCATGATGAACAAGATTGGAAGATTACATTAATCGATACAGGCGTAGATACACTTAAAGGCGGTAGGCTAAAACGTATTGAAAAATATTTAACGGATGATATTAATCTCTTAACCTATGGAGATGGTGTAGCTGATATTAATATTAATGAATTAATTGATTTTCATTTAAGAGCCAATAAAACTGTAACGATTTCCGGGGTTCATCCACCAGCACGTTTTGGTGAACTTAGAACAGATGGAGATGTACTGGCTTCTTTTAAGGAAAAAGCACAGACCTCACAGGGGCTTATTAATGGTGGATTCATGGTGTTTAATAAAGAACTATTAAGTTACTTATCTGAGGATGAGGACTGTGATTTAGAATATGGAACATTTGAGCGATTAGCAGAACAAGGAAAAATCGGAGTATTTACTCACGATGGACTATGGGCATGTATGGATAATGAAAGAGATATTTACCACCTCAATCAAATGTGGAAAGAAAATAAGGCATTTTGGAAGGTGTGGTAA
- a CDS encoding thiamine pyrophosphate-binding protein codes for MIRVADYITKKLVTYGVKDVFMISGGGAIFLNDAIGRNSDLRYICNQHEQACSISAEGYAKSTGKLAVVCVTTGPGGTNTITGLMGQWLDSTPVLYLSGQVKYSTTIASCPEVGLRQLGDQEINIIDVVRPLTKYAKMIVEPEDIKVELDKAIQMALEGRQGPVWLDIPINIQSALIEEEAKNAVVEIIGTEIEREKVLETKIDQVLELLKNAKRPLILAGHGIRMGNAIDLFHMVREQLPIPIVSSFNGCDLMETEHPNYVGRVGTIGDRAGNFAVQNADVLLCLGTRNNIRQVGYNWDEFAAQATKIVVDIDERELMKPTVKPDFPVHTDIKLFLRGLIEQSKGMVFPKWEEWHQWCMDKKERYPVVLEAYKKDNKINPYYFVDVLSRQLEEEEIVITGNGTCSVCYFQAGFIKKGQRVIWNSGCAAMGYDLPAAIGAAIAHPNKRVICLAGDGSLQMNIQELETLKYYQLPVKLFILDNQGYISIKQTQDNLFEGFKVASDPSHGVGIPDFINIAEAYGIKTVCIKNTNDFSKIKEILKDEGPAVCVVKLKTDYIFAPKSASQKLEDGTIVSKPLDDMYPFLDRKEYVTNKINIE; via the coding sequence ATGATTAGAGTGGCAGATTATATCACAAAAAAATTAGTTACTTATGGGGTAAAAGATGTTTTTATGATTTCTGGAGGGGGTGCTATTTTCCTAAATGATGCTATTGGTAGAAATTCAGACCTACGTTATATCTGTAATCAACATGAGCAAGCATGCAGTATAAGTGCAGAAGGGTATGCAAAATCTACAGGTAAATTAGCTGTAGTATGTGTTACAACAGGGCCTGGAGGAACCAATACGATTACGGGGTTAATGGGACAATGGCTAGATTCTACACCTGTATTATATCTGTCAGGGCAAGTGAAATATTCTACAACTATTGCATCTTGCCCTGAAGTAGGTCTTAGACAATTAGGTGATCAAGAAATTAATATTATAGATGTTGTAAGGCCATTAACCAAATATGCCAAGATGATTGTAGAGCCAGAGGATATAAAAGTAGAGTTGGATAAGGCTATTCAAATGGCGTTAGAAGGAAGACAAGGTCCTGTATGGCTAGATATTCCTATTAATATTCAATCAGCACTAATTGAAGAAGAGGCAAAAAATGCTGTCGTGGAAATAATAGGAACAGAAATAGAAAGAGAGAAAGTGCTAGAAACTAAAATAGATCAAGTACTTGAACTACTTAAGAATGCTAAAAGACCGTTAATATTAGCTGGTCATGGCATTCGTATGGGAAATGCCATAGATTTATTTCATATGGTAAGAGAGCAATTACCTATTCCTATTGTTTCGAGTTTTAATGGTTGTGACTTGATGGAAACAGAGCATCCTAACTATGTTGGGCGTGTCGGAACTATAGGAGATCGTGCTGGAAATTTTGCTGTGCAAAATGCCGATGTTCTTTTATGCTTAGGAACAAGAAACAATATTAGGCAAGTAGGCTATAATTGGGATGAATTTGCAGCACAGGCTACTAAAATTGTAGTGGATATTGATGAGAGAGAACTAATGAAGCCTACGGTTAAACCAGATTTTCCGGTACATACAGATATTAAACTATTCTTAAGAGGGTTAATAGAACAATCAAAGGGGATGGTATTTCCTAAATGGGAAGAATGGCATCAGTGGTGTATGGATAAGAAAGAACGTTATCCTGTTGTGTTAGAGGCGTATAAAAAAGATAATAAAATCAATCCTTATTATTTTGTAGATGTCTTAAGTAGGCAATTAGAAGAAGAAGAAATAGTAATTACAGGTAATGGAACATGTTCAGTTTGCTATTTCCAAGCGGGCTTTATTAAAAAAGGCCAACGTGTGATTTGGAATTCGGGTTGTGCTGCTATGGGATATGATTTACCAGCTGCTATTGGTGCTGCTATAGCTCATCCTAATAAACGAGTGATCTGTTTAGCAGGAGATGGTAGTTTGCAAATGAACATTCAAGAACTGGAGACTTTGAAGTATTATCAGCTTCCAGTAAAATTATTTATTTTAGATAATCAAGGCTATATTTCAATTAAGCAGACTCAAGATAATTTGTTCGAAGGCTTTAAAGTAGCTAGTGATCCTTCACATGGTGTAGGGATTCCTGATTTTATAAATATTGCAGAAGCGTATGGTATAAAGACAGTATGTATCAAAAATACTAATGATTTTTCTAAAATAAAGGAGATATTAAAGGATGAAGGACCCGCAGTTTGTGTTGTTAAATTAAAAACAGATTACATTTTTGCGCCAAAATCTGCTTCACAAAAGTTAGAAGATGGCACTATAGTGTCTAAACCATTAGATGATATGTATCCTTTCTTAGATAGGAAAGAATATGTGACTAATAAGATAAATATTGAGTAG
- a CDS encoding insulinase family protein has protein sequence MLKRKSFLMICIVLCMICPIFGKPNSPKSQGFKEISKEKYNTDTIHTYRHVATGLEVIWIENEDVNKSFVLGVKTPTTDSTGVNHIIEHTLFTGSKDYPSASLFFDASEAYPNTYMNALTSGDMTLFPFSTPYLSCYKELMHIYLDAVFKPNLLKEPYGFYEEAFYSSPMENRVGGVVYNEMKGAYSSKERTVFRSLRNMIFKDSHYAYDSGGSPNEIPTLTYENCLKVYKKYYYPANMKIVLYGAIPLEESLQMITSYLTDLTKPKESIDLSVQMLNPEKTATYTVLPSGDKGVLVKSFVLEKSLSPEKIQALDLWMTAYLMSPQTGFWQNLNRIGLGKARWIKDEDLPCPVYSLVISDLPTNQLENCARQLDQLIASMPKDLGMNNFTEQDVLAQANWLVLKEDTSVNRGIDIAQSMLEAWAHYKTINQYYEKKEYIQNAKSLDADSRQILFEQATRYTLLLLPGSYELKEPEKLSPVSDEEWLDIVPKMEAWQKQKTKLEAVNLRELILRPHIEIKSKQKKNYTEMVTEVESTWARSQLYFNTAHIPQKELPYLFLYAHLLEESAKEITPFSGIITTGCTAYPSEKGYWPCFKLAVLTKAEETDHSTLLREARLHLQNKPDEWYRQKLIEWVMDMKEASENNVIGTLSHLSLGAEEGLKRYLYEQSYPTYTFCEELLKMHHTAWRLNVERIDKKLYHTGDLIVATTIPAKESNLYAKSWEDFLETLPCLEHKTATYKFVATSKNCVVTSHAAIDHSYIGMDKGIPLDGLDYLATTYLTKNYLNPRIRVGLGAYGAGCQLSYPYTISFYTYRDPNIERSLPILEKAHEFLSTNVDSIALESSKAEALSRLHSQFRLLGTPLEEANALEGLVLWGQGPADLMRLQEEILKATPEAVKAKGAIYKELFKQGRVSIMTQKSYTTEKEFTTYSY, from the coding sequence ATGTTAAAAAGAAAAAGTTTTCTTATGATATGCATTGTCTTATGTATGATTTGTCCTATATTTGGTAAACCTAATAGTCCTAAATCACAAGGTTTTAAGGAAATAAGTAAAGAAAAATACAATACCGATACAATACATACCTATCGGCATGTAGCAACAGGTTTAGAGGTTATTTGGATAGAAAATGAGGATGTGAACAAGAGTTTTGTTTTAGGTGTTAAAACACCAACAACAGACTCCACAGGTGTGAATCATATTATTGAGCATACCTTATTTACAGGTTCTAAAGACTACCCTTCAGCAAGCTTATTTTTTGATGCCAGTGAAGCTTATCCTAACACCTATATGAATGCATTAACTAGCGGAGATATGACCCTATTTCCTTTTTCTACACCTTATCTTTCCTGCTATAAAGAACTTATGCACATTTATCTTGATGCTGTTTTTAAACCTAATTTATTAAAAGAGCCTTATGGTTTTTATGAAGAGGCATTTTATTCATCTCCTATGGAAAACAGAGTAGGGGGAGTTGTTTATAATGAAATGAAGGGTGCTTATAGTAGCAAGGAGCGTACTGTTTTTAGAAGTCTTAGAAATATGATTTTTAAAGATAGCCACTATGCATATGATAGTGGTGGTAGTCCTAATGAGATTCCTACTTTAACCTATGAAAATTGCTTAAAGGTATACAAAAAATACTATTATCCAGCTAATATGAAAATTGTCCTATATGGCGCTATTCCACTTGAAGAAAGTTTACAAATGATAACTTCCTATTTAACAGATTTAACAAAGCCTAAAGAGAGTATTGACTTAAGTGTCCAAATGTTAAATCCAGAAAAAACAGCCACCTATACTGTTTTACCAAGTGGAGATAAAGGGGTCTTAGTAAAAAGTTTTGTATTAGAAAAGTCGCTCAGTCCAGAAAAGATACAAGCATTAGATTTATGGATGACTGCTTATTTAATGAGTCCTCAAACAGGATTTTGGCAAAATTTGAATCGTATTGGACTAGGTAAAGCAAGATGGATTAAAGATGAGGATTTACCTTGCCCAGTTTATTCCCTGGTTATTTCAGATTTGCCTACGAATCAGCTAGAAAATTGTGCAAGACAGCTAGATCAGCTGATTGCCAGTATGCCAAAGGATTTAGGAATGAATAACTTTACAGAACAAGATGTGCTAGCACAAGCAAATTGGCTCGTGCTTAAAGAAGATACAAGTGTCAATAGAGGCATTGATATTGCACAAAGCATGCTAGAGGCATGGGCTCATTATAAAACGATTAATCAGTATTATGAAAAGAAAGAATATATTCAAAATGCTAAAAGCTTAGATGCAGATAGCCGTCAAATTTTATTTGAACAAGCTACTAGGTATACACTTCTATTATTACCAGGTTCTTATGAACTAAAGGAACCAGAGAAATTAAGTCCTGTTTCAGATGAAGAGTGGCTAGATATTGTTCCTAAAATGGAAGCTTGGCAGAAGCAAAAAACAAAATTAGAAGCAGTAAATTTAAGAGAGCTTATTTTAAGGCCACATATAGAAATTAAAAGCAAGCAAAAAAAGAACTATACAGAAATGGTTACGGAGGTAGAAAGCACATGGGCAAGGTCGCAGCTTTATTTTAATACAGCTCATATACCTCAAAAGGAACTGCCTTATTTGTTTCTCTATGCCCACTTATTAGAAGAAAGTGCCAAGGAGATTACCCCTTTTAGTGGTATTATTACAACGGGTTGTACGGCTTATCCTAGTGAAAAGGGATATTGGCCTTGCTTCAAACTTGCTGTTTTAACAAAAGCAGAAGAAACAGATCATAGCACGTTACTAAGGGAAGCTAGATTACACTTACAAAACAAGCCAGATGAATGGTACAGACAAAAACTCATTGAATGGGTTATGGATATGAAAGAGGCAAGTGAAAATAATGTCATTGGGACACTATCACACCTCAGCTTAGGAGCAGAAGAAGGATTGAAGCGCTACTTGTATGAACAGAGTTATCCTACCTATACTTTTTGTGAGGAGCTTTTAAAAATGCATCATACAGCTTGGCGTCTGAATGTAGAGCGTATTGATAAAAAGCTGTATCATACAGGAGACCTTATTGTAGCAACAACTATTCCTGCTAAAGAATCGAATTTATATGCGAAAAGCTGGGAAGATTTTTTAGAGACATTACCTTGTCTTGAACATAAAACAGCTACCTATAAATTTGTAGCCACTTCTAAAAATTGTGTTGTAACAAGTCATGCAGCCATTGATCATAGCTACATTGGAATGGATAAGGGGATACCTTTAGATGGGCTAGATTATCTAGCAACCACTTATTTAACAAAAAACTATCTTAATCCTCGTATTCGAGTAGGTCTAGGTGCTTATGGTGCAGGTTGTCAACTCAGTTATCCATATACCATCTCTTTTTATACCTATAGAGATCCTAATATAGAACGTTCCTTGCCTATTTTAGAAAAAGCACATGAATTTTTAAGTACCAATGTAGATAGCATTGCTCTTGAGAGTAGCAAAGCAGAAGCTTTAAGTAGACTGCACAGTCAATTTCGTTTATTAGGCACACCTTTAGAGGAGGCAAATGCTCTGGAAGGACTAGTTTTATGGGGGCAAGGTCCAGCTGATCTGATGAGACTTCAAGAAGAAATTCTTAAAGCAACACCAGAAGCTGTTAAGGCAAAGGGAGCTATTTACAAAGAACTTTTTAAGCAAGGTAGAGTTTCTATTATGACTCAAAAAAGTTATACTACAGAAAAAGAATTCACTACCTACTCATATTAG
- a CDS encoding iron-sulfur cluster assembly scaffold protein — protein sequence MMYSHEVEQMCPIAKGPNHGPAPIPQEGKWVQAKEIKDISGLTHGVGWCAPQQGACKLTLNVKDGVIQEALVETIGCSGMTHSAAMAAEILAGKTILEALNTDLVCDAINTAMRELFLQIVYGRTQTAFSEGGLPIGAGLEDLGKGLRSQVGTMYSTVAKGPRYLEMAEGYVTNIALDADDQIIGYRFIHFGKMMDMIKKGMDANEAIEKATGQYGRFDDAVRTVDPRHE from the coding sequence ATGATGTATTCACATGAAGTAGAACAAATGTGCCCAATCGCTAAAGGACCTAACCATGGGCCAGCACCAATCCCACAAGAGGGTAAATGGGTACAAGCAAAAGAAATTAAAGACATTAGTGGTCTTACACACGGTGTAGGCTGGTGTGCACCACAACAAGGTGCTTGTAAATTAACACTTAACGTTAAAGATGGTGTGATTCAAGAAGCATTAGTAGAAACTATTGGATGTTCAGGTATGACTCACTCTGCAGCTATGGCAGCAGAAATCTTAGCAGGTAAAACAATTCTTGAAGCGCTTAACACAGACTTAGTTTGTGACGCAATTAACACAGCAATGCGTGAGTTATTCTTACAAATCGTATACGGAAGAACTCAAACTGCATTCTCTGAAGGTGGACTTCCTATCGGTGCAGGTCTTGAAGACCTTGGTAAAGGACTTCGTAGCCAGGTTGGTACAATGTACTCAACAGTTGCTAAAGGACCAAGATACCTTGAAATGGCAGAAGGCTATGTAACAAATATCGCTCTTGATGCTGACGATCAAATCATCGGTTACCGTTTCATTCACTTCGGTAAAATGATGGACATGATTAAAAAAGGTATGGATGCAAACGAAGCAATTGAAAAAGCTACAGGTCAATACGGCAGATTTGATGATGCTGTACGTACAGTTGACCCAAGACATGAATAG
- the rfbG gene encoding CDP-glucose 4,6-dehydratase: MENFNNIYKDKVVLVTGHTGFKGSWLCIWLLELGAKVIGYALEPNSQKDIFVLAQLQDKMVDIRGDIRDINKLKNVFEEYKPEYVFHLAAQPLVRESYEKPSETYEVNVMGTIHVLECIRNTPATKVGVLITTDKCYDNKEQPWGYRENDALGGYDPYSSSKAAAEIAIQSWRNSFMSPVNYEIHQKAIASARAGNVIGGGDWAKDRLIPDCMRAIFSEEEIFIRNPQAIRPWQHVLEPLRGYLKLGEMLTKYPQQYSQAWNFGPTIDSIIPVGELVQKLIHCYGSGKVNCIQEQTLCHEANWLNLDISKSVFKLGWKPILHIDEAIRYTVEWYKQYQKEDCYLLSVKQITNYTDLMMN; encoded by the coding sequence ATGGAGAATTTTAATAATATTTATAAAGACAAAGTAGTATTAGTGACGGGACATACAGGATTTAAAGGTTCTTGGCTATGTATTTGGTTGCTTGAATTAGGTGCTAAAGTAATTGGTTATGCTTTGGAACCTAATTCTCAGAAGGATATATTTGTCTTAGCTCAACTACAAGATAAAATGGTTGATATAAGAGGGGATATAAGGGATATCAATAAGTTGAAAAATGTATTTGAAGAATATAAGCCAGAATATGTATTTCATTTAGCAGCGCAGCCGTTAGTAAGAGAGTCTTACGAAAAACCTTCGGAAACATATGAAGTGAATGTAATGGGGACGATTCACGTTTTAGAATGCATTAGAAATACTCCAGCAACTAAAGTAGGTGTATTAATAACCACTGATAAGTGCTATGACAATAAAGAGCAACCGTGGGGGTATCGTGAAAATGATGCATTAGGGGGGTATGATCCTTATAGTTCATCAAAAGCAGCAGCGGAAATAGCTATTCAATCTTGGCGAAATTCTTTTATGTCTCCTGTAAATTATGAGATACATCAAAAAGCTATTGCTTCAGCAAGAGCAGGAAATGTTATAGGTGGAGGAGATTGGGCTAAAGATAGGCTTATTCCAGATTGTATGAGGGCAATATTTAGTGAAGAAGAAATATTTATAAGAAATCCACAAGCTATTAGGCCATGGCAACATGTATTAGAGCCTTTGAGGGGCTATTTGAAATTAGGAGAAATGTTAACTAAATATCCACAACAGTATAGTCAGGCTTGGAATTTTGGACCAACCATAGACTCTATTATACCTGTAGGAGAACTGGTTCAAAAATTAATCCACTGTTATGGAAGTGGTAAGGTGAATTGTATTCAAGAACAAACCTTATGTCATGAGGCTAATTGGCTTAATTTAGATATTAGTAAATCAGTATTTAAGCTAGGCTGGAAACCGATACTCCATATAGATGAGGCTATACGCTATACAGTAGAATGGTACAAACAATATCAGAAAGAAGACTGCTATTTATTAAGTGTTAAGCAGATTACAAACTATACAGACTTAATGATGAACTAA
- a CDS encoding GGGtGRT protein gives MPLFESYDRRINQINVVLNKYGIKDIEEARTICKEKGFDPYEITKGIQPIAFENACWAYVVGAAIAIKKGCHKAAEAAEAIGEGLQAFCIPGSVADDRKVGLGHGNLGAMLLREETKCFAFLAGHESFAAAEGAIGIARSANKVRKEDLRVILNGLGKDAAQIISRINGFTYVQTQFDYMTGKVNVVKEIAYSNGERSKVRCFGCDDVREGVAIMHMEGVDVSITGNSTNPTRFQHPVAGTYKKECVEQGKKYFSVASGGGTGRTLHPDNMAAGPASYGMTDTMGRMHSDAQFAGSSSVPAHVEMMGLIGMGNNPMVGATVAVAVAIEEAMNK, from the coding sequence ATGCCATTATTTGAATCATATGATAGAAGAATTAACCAAATTAACGTTGTTTTAAATAAATACGGAATCAAAGATATTGAAGAAGCTAGAACTATCTGTAAAGAAAAAGGCTTTGATCCATATGAAATCACAAAAGGAATTCAACCAATCGCTTTTGAAAACGCTTGTTGGGCTTACGTTGTAGGTGCAGCAATTGCTATCAAAAAAGGTTGTCACAAAGCGGCAGAAGCAGCAGAAGCTATCGGAGAAGGTCTTCAAGCATTCTGTATTCCAGGTTCTGTAGCGGATGACCGTAAAGTAGGTCTTGGTCACGGTAACTTAGGAGCTATGCTTCTTAGAGAAGAAACAAAATGTTTCGCATTCTTAGCAGGTCACGAAAGCTTTGCAGCTGCTGAAGGTGCTATCGGTATTGCACGTTCTGCAAACAAAGTTCGTAAAGAAGATTTAAGAGTTATCTTAAATGGTCTTGGTAAAGATGCTGCTCAAATTATCTCTCGTATCAATGGGTTTACATATGTTCAAACTCAATTTGATTATATGACAGGTAAAGTAAATGTAGTAAAAGAAATCGCATACTCAAACGGTGAACGTTCAAAAGTTCGTTGCTTTGGTTGTGATGATGTTCGTGAAGGTGTTGCAATCATGCATATGGAAGGTGTTGACGTATCTATTACAGGTAACTCAACTAATCCAACTCGTTTCCAACATCCAGTAGCTGGAACATACAAAAAAGAATGTGTTGAACAAGGTAAAAAATACTTCTCAGTAGCTTCTGGTGGTGGTACAGGTCGTACACTTCACCCAGATAACATGGCTGCTGGTCCAGCTTCTTATGGTATGACTGATACTATGGGAAGAATGCACTCAGATGCACAATTCGCTGGTTCTTCATCAGTGCCTGCTCACGTAGAAATGATGGGACTTATCGGTATGGGTAACAACCCAATGGTAGGTGCTACAGTTGCTGTAGCCGTAGCTATCGAAGAAGCAATGAATAAATAA
- the rfbH gene encoding lipopolysaccharide biosynthesis protein RfbH, which translates to MQYDSRLEKSNQIKSKIIENIREYYEINFKDQQVFTPGERIAYGGRVFDEDEMIHLVDSALEFWLTTGRYSQQFEKEFSEFLSVKYCSLTNSGSSANLLAFMALTSYKLGERRIQKGDEVITVAAGFPTTIAPIIQYGAIPVFVDVTLPQYNIDVRQLESAKSERTKAVMVAHTLGNPFDIETVKTFCDKYKLWLVEDNCDALGSQYYYKGEWRYTGTIGDIGTSSFYPPHHMTMGEGGAVYTNHIELKQIIESFRDWGRDCFCASGQDNTCKHRFTGQFGELPKGYDHKYVYSHFGYNLKVTDMQAAIGCAQLKKLPHFIEERQRNWAYLKKGLADLTAFFLLPEAADKSNPSWFGFLITLKEDVSFSRDDVVQYIESRGIQTRMLFAGNIVRQPCFDELREAEESYRVVGELLQTDRIMKSTFWIGVYPGMTKPMLDYMIQVLHEFVDNNMK; encoded by the coding sequence GTGCAATATGATAGTAGACTAGAAAAAAGTAATCAAATTAAATCCAAAATAATAGAAAATATAAGAGAGTACTATGAGATTAATTTCAAAGATCAACAAGTATTTACACCTGGAGAACGTATTGCATATGGAGGAAGGGTTTTTGATGAAGATGAGATGATTCATTTAGTGGACTCTGCTTTAGAATTCTGGCTTACTACGGGGCGTTATAGTCAACAGTTTGAAAAGGAATTTAGTGAATTTTTAAGTGTAAAATATTGTTCACTAACAAATTCAGGTTCATCTGCTAATTTGCTAGCTTTTATGGCATTGACTTCATATAAGTTAGGGGAGCGTCGCATACAAAAAGGAGATGAGGTGATTACAGTAGCCGCAGGTTTTCCAACAACTATTGCTCCTATTATCCAATATGGTGCAATCCCTGTTTTTGTTGATGTGACATTGCCGCAATACAATATAGATGTGAGGCAACTAGAAAGTGCTAAAAGCGAGCGCACAAAAGCTGTTATGGTTGCACATACATTGGGAAATCCTTTTGACATAGAAACAGTAAAAACATTTTGTGACAAATATAAACTCTGGCTAGTAGAAGATAATTGTGACGCTTTAGGTTCTCAATATTATTACAAGGGAGAATGGCGTTATACAGGAACGATAGGTGATATTGGAACCTCTAGCTTTTATCCACCACATCATATGACAATGGGAGAGGGTGGAGCGGTATACACTAATCATATAGAACTAAAACAAATTATAGAATCATTTAGAGATTGGGGAAGAGACTGCTTTTGTGCGTCAGGACAAGATAATACTTGTAAGCATCGTTTTACAGGACAGTTTGGTGAACTTCCTAAGGGATATGATCATAAATATGTATACTCCCACTTTGGTTATAATTTAAAAGTAACAGACATGCAAGCAGCTATAGGATGTGCGCAGCTAAAAAAATTACCACACTTTATTGAGGAAAGACAAAGGAATTGGGCTTATTTAAAAAAGGGATTAGCTGATTTGACAGCGTTTTTTCTCTTGCCAGAAGCGGCTGATAAGAGTAATCCAAGTTGGTTTGGTTTCCTTATCACTCTAAAAGAAGATGTTTCTTTCTCTAGAGACGATGTGGTGCAATACATAGAAAGTCGTGGTATTCAAACACGTATGTTGTTTGCCGGGAATATTGTGAGACAACCTTGTTTTGATGAGTTACGAGAAGCAGAAGAAAGTTATAGAGTAGTAGGAGAATTACTACAAACAGATCGTATTATGAAAAGCACTTTTTGGATAGGTGTTTATCCGGGGATGACAAAGCCTATGCTAGATTACATGATTCAAGTATTACATGAGTTTGTTGATAATAACATGAAATAA
- a CDS encoding glycosyltransferase family 2 protein, producing MKKVSIVIPTYNEEENVMLITSRVEEIMTRELNQYDYEILFIDNCSTDRTRELLRNLCKTNKKVKVILNAKNFGQSNSPYYALLQTTGDCVIGLVADFQDPPEMIVDFVKKWEEGYRIVIGIKTTSKENKIMYFLRGCYYKTLKKIANVEQIEQFTGFGLYDRSFIEVLRGLKDPMPYFRGIVAELGFERAEIEYVQPKRERGKSKNNFFTLFDFGMLGITSYSKAVLRLATIGGFIIGGISFVVGIIYFIMKLIYWERFVAGMAPILIGMFFLGAAQLFFIGFLGEYIMNINARVMNRPLVVEEERINFEKERDIQGEKNEKDES from the coding sequence ATGAAGAAAGTCAGTATAGTAATTCCTACATATAATGAAGAAGAAAATGTAATGCTTATTACTAGTAGAGTTGAAGAAATTATGACTAGAGAATTAAATCAGTATGATTATGAAATTCTTTTTATTGATAATTGTTCAACTGATAGAACTAGGGAGTTACTTAGAAACTTGTGTAAAACTAATAAAAAGGTGAAAGTAATATTAAATGCAAAGAATTTTGGACAGTCAAATTCGCCCTATTATGCATTATTACAAACAACAGGTGATTGTGTTATTGGATTAGTTGCTGATTTTCAGGACCCTCCAGAGATGATAGTGGATTTTGTTAAGAAGTGGGAAGAGGGGTATCGAATTGTTATTGGAATAAAAACAACAAGTAAAGAAAATAAGATAATGTACTTTTTGAGAGGTTGTTATTATAAGACACTTAAGAAGATAGCTAATGTAGAGCAGATTGAGCAGTTTACAGGGTTTGGATTATATGATAGGAGTTTTATAGAAGTATTAAGAGGATTGAAGGATCCAATGCCTTATTTTAGAGGTATTGTAGCAGAACTAGGATTTGAAAGAGCAGAGATTGAATATGTACAGCCAAAAAGAGAAAGAGGTAAAAGTAAAAATAATTTCTTTACTCTGTTTGATTTTGGGATGCTAGGAATTACATCTTATTCAAAGGCAGTACTAAGATTAGCTACCATAGGAGGATTTATTATTGGGGGAATAAGTTTTGTTGTTGGGATAATTTATTTTATAATGAAACTTATTTATTGGGAGCGATTTGTAGCTGGAATGGCACCTATATTAATAGGAATGTTTTTCTTAGGAGCAGCACAACTATTTTTCATAGGGTTTTTAGGAGAATACATAATGAATATTAATGCAAGGGTAATGAATCGCCCATTAGTAGTTGAAGAAGAACGTATCAATTTTGAAAAGGAGAGAGATATACAGGGAGAGAAGAATGAAAAAGATGAATCTTAA